The following proteins come from a genomic window of Candidatus Bathyarchaeia archaeon:
- a CDS encoding Gfo/Idh/MocA family oxidoreductase, whose amino-acid sequence MGKVGFGIIGCGGISNYFHIPELKAIEEAEVVAVSDIKEERARLTAERFNIKFWYSDYIKLLERNDVDAVIVATPHPTHAKIAVDAINAGKHVVIQKPMCTNSRDAEAIVNAARKRSDLKVMVLPFVYFDTPAFDYVKNLLNNGDLGKICMARSRVAHEGPEKYQEEVTRMFGEEKNCWFFDPERAHGGVLLDLGVYAISQIVYLLGRVKSVSALVATLDKPAKVEDNGALLMEMENGAISVAETSWTQAATLEGTSIYGTKGTVLLNYFNTPVVFYRQKDSSWIIPALAKEKEPQHTHRHFIKCILNDLKPIGTPEEGKHVVEIMEAAYESTETGKTIKLKT is encoded by the coding sequence ATAGAAGAGGCTGAAGTAGTTGCTGTGTCAGATATAAAGGAGGAGAGAGCGAGACTCACTGCTGAACGGTTTAACATAAAATTCTGGTACTCCGATTATATAAAACTTCTGGAGAGAAACGATGTTGACGCTGTGATAGTAGCCACCCCACACCCGACGCATGCTAAAATCGCTGTGGACGCCATCAATGCTGGGAAACACGTGGTCATTCAGAAACCCATGTGCACGAATTCAAGGGATGCTGAGGCGATTGTGAACGCTGCGCGTAAACGTAGCGACTTAAAGGTCATGGTTTTACCATTCGTCTATTTTGATACGCCCGCCTTCGACTATGTTAAAAATCTTCTCAATAATGGTGATCTTGGGAAAATATGTATGGCAAGGTCACGCGTAGCCCATGAAGGACCGGAGAAATATCAGGAGGAAGTAACCCGGATGTTTGGTGAGGAGAAGAACTGCTGGTTCTTTGATCCCGAAAGGGCTCACGGCGGCGTCCTGCTGGATTTAGGGGTTTACGCGATAAGTCAAATAGTGTATTTACTAGGCAGGGTTAAAAGCGTGTCAGCGCTAGTAGCTACTTTAGATAAGCCGGCGAAAGTGGAGGATAATGGCGCGTTGCTTATGGAGATGGAGAACGGAGCAATATCTGTCGCGGAGACTAGTTGGACGCAGGCTGCGACGCTTGAGGGAACAAGCATATATGGGACGAAAGGAACAGTTCTCTTAAATTATTTTAATACACCAGTGGTCTTCTATAGGCAAAAAGATTCGAGCTGGATTATACCGGCATTAGCTAAAGAGAAGGAGCCTCAGCACACGCACCGCCACTTCATAAAATGCATACTTAACGATCTAAAACCAATAGGTACCCCGGAAGAAGGTAAACATGTTGTGGAAATCATGGAAGCAGCCTATGAATCCACTGAGACGGGTAAAACAATTAAGTTAAAGACGTGA
- a CDS encoding ribbon-helix-helix domain-containing protein, whose translation MASETKVRKGKRVSRVRFSAVSIPLPLLEEIDDLIEKVGYWPSRSAFVREACIEKIERERARIRRA comes from the coding sequence ATGGCTTCTGAAACTAAAGTTAGGAAAGGGAAAAGGGTCAGCCGAGTTAGATTCAGCGCGGTCTCTATTCCGCTACCCCTACTTGAGGAGATCGATGATCTCATTGAGAAAGTTGGCTACTGGCCTAGCCGCTCCGCTTTTGTCCGCGAGGCATGCATAGAAAAGATTGAGCGAGAGCGAGCGCGTATACGGAGAGCGTAG
- a CDS encoding ATPase domain-containing protein: MTEALCLRNLPPSGFGILSWRPPSGLQEATRATPLSAQTRHISVLGGGFPAGSLVAVTGPPGVGKTIFAANWIYNGVERLGCKGLYVSFVEGRKSFFENMRGSGLDFERLERAGKFRFLEMVTLKEAGLPAIIEQILGEVADIKANMLVIDSFSAIAQVIEKPYDMRMLVHSVLSKIVREMGCTTMIIIEKMSAEETYEPAEFLSDFIIHLNKAEVDGAPLRYLKILKARGTEIRQPQLAFTLKGGFKVFRPLPPGSFPEPTKRFKIVPHGEDYYSSGISDLDRIVGPMFRRGCYNLLEVERTVPLSIERTFRVILVNVLNQGGCAVILPPQGLSAVMVWRSLEPFVYEEALRSNLKIVDFRTTAGETAEIAEPCVIPFSGRSIREDMLGFWNAVSELRSRYGKPVFTIVGFDTLEYVYGKDELLKILGEDLAKTRNFGDVRLNIVRPECAIASHLSSLADIHLIVREICGAIFLQGIKPKTPLLNIELHTDEEGSEIKLTPVL; this comes from the coding sequence ATTACCGAAGCCTTATGCCTGAGAAACCTTCCTCCCTCCGGCTTCGGTATCCTATCGTGGCGGCCTCCAAGCGGCCTGCAAGAAGCCACCAGGGCTACGCCGCTCTCTGCGCAAACTCGCCATATCTCGGTTCTTGGTGGTGGCTTTCCAGCCGGTAGCCTGGTGGCTGTTACTGGTCCTCCGGGCGTCGGTAAGACCATTTTTGCTGCGAACTGGATTTATAATGGTGTTGAGAGGCTTGGCTGTAAGGGCTTGTATGTGAGTTTTGTTGAGGGGCGGAAGAGCTTCTTTGAGAATATGCGTGGTTCGGGGTTAGATTTTGAGAGGCTTGAGCGCGCTGGAAAGTTTAGGTTTCTGGAGATGGTTACGCTTAAGGAGGCCGGCCTCCCAGCCATTATTGAGCAGATTTTAGGCGAAGTTGCTGATATAAAGGCGAATATGCTTGTCATAGACTCTTTTTCAGCGATAGCGCAGGTTATTGAGAAGCCCTATGATATGCGCATGCTCGTCCATAGCGTTTTGAGTAAGATTGTTAGGGAGATGGGCTGCACAACGATGATAATAATCGAGAAGATGAGCGCCGAGGAAACCTACGAGCCAGCCGAATTTCTATCAGACTTCATAATCCACCTCAATAAGGCTGAAGTCGATGGGGCTCCACTAAGATACTTAAAGATACTTAAGGCCCGCGGAACAGAGATACGGCAGCCACAATTAGCATTCACGTTAAAAGGCGGATTCAAGGTCTTCAGGCCGCTGCCTCCAGGTAGTTTTCCAGAGCCAACAAAGAGATTTAAGATTGTTCCGCATGGCGAAGATTACTATTCCTCAGGCATAAGCGACCTAGATAGAATTGTGGGTCCAATGTTTAGGCGTGGATGCTACAACCTCCTGGAGGTTGAGAGGACTGTGCCACTATCAATTGAGCGGACTTTCAGAGTGATTCTTGTGAACGTTTTAAATCAGGGGGGATGCGCTGTTATTCTTCCGCCTCAGGGTTTAAGCGCCGTAATGGTTTGGAGGTCCCTTGAGCCGTTCGTTTACGAGGAGGCTTTAAGGAGCAATCTTAAGATCGTTGACTTTAGGACCACAGCTGGCGAAACAGCTGAGATCGCTGAACCATGCGTGATACCGTTTAGCGGCAGATCCATAAGGGAAGATATGCTGGGCTTCTGGAACGCTGTCTCCGAGCTTAGGAGCCGGTATGGTAAGCCGGTCTTTACGATAGTTGGCTTCGACACGCTAGAATACGTATACGGCAAAGATGAGCTGCTGAAGATTCTTGGTGAAGACCTAGCGAAGACAAGGAACTTTGGTGATGTAAGGCTGAATATTGTTAGGCCCGAGTGCGCCATAGCCAGCCACTTAAGCTCCCTAGCCGACATACACCTAATCGTCAGGGAGATATGCGGCGCAATATTCCTACAAGGAATAAAGCCAAAAACACCACTACTAAATATTGAACTACATACAGATGAAGAAGGATCAGAAATCAAATTAACACCAGTACTATAG
- a CDS encoding DNA polymerase domain-containing protein, whose protein sequence is MRRARGWLLDAYIAGSEAVLWIKTEDGKSVRLTDRYRPSFYIELKEDVDLEGLTVALTTHPNIAGIKCEWKYTSLTSEKRKVLRIDVDSTKSYRRVLKDLSEISGIQAFYNIDLPHIQWYLFWKDLPPTGAIDFSYNERNELICFEILDDWQEIKPPPFTSMIFDIEVSSRKLTPDAKTDPISKIVIFDEYLNPVKSLEGGEERLLSEFSKEIERLDPDFLVSDEVDEKISYILERAEAIGLKLKLGREDADRLGLNRLLPYAHMGRVPLNLETFLSVGVAGIVELSRFSLAPPGLAARWPAGKIIDSRQCYEAVKRGIIIPQSRASSQYVKTARDLVFDDRGSLILSPKTGLHENVGVLDFESMFPNIIVKYNVSYETVSKEVIRAGTTVFLPQITKKYLERRLYFKHLKKSFPEGSCEWMWCEQRQKALKGILVCIYGYSGCFANRFGNIACYEEINRIARNILVKSMNIAMQNDFEVIYADSDSLFIKKKGASRGDFEDLAREISERTSLPITLDKHFKFLVLLKQEADPNIDATRRYFGKLTNGELFYRGIELRRHDYPDFIKKFETELMEILFDAEDAREILERQCKKALNYVLETCDLIRDGKVPVSELVVSKSLRRN, encoded by the coding sequence ATGAGGCGGGCACGCGGGTGGCTTTTAGACGCCTATATCGCTGGGAGCGAGGCAGTACTGTGGATAAAAACAGAGGATGGGAAATCTGTCCGATTAACGGACAGGTATAGGCCTAGCTTCTACATTGAGCTTAAAGAAGACGTTGATCTTGAGGGATTAACCGTGGCGTTGACCACTCATCCAAATATAGCGGGCATAAAATGCGAGTGGAAATATACGTCCCTAACTTCGGAGAAGAGAAAGGTTCTTCGCATCGACGTTGACTCAACAAAGAGCTATAGAAGGGTTCTCAAAGATCTATCGGAGATTAGTGGCATACAAGCCTTCTATAATATTGACCTTCCACACATCCAATGGTATTTATTCTGGAAAGATCTTCCGCCAACAGGCGCCATTGATTTTTCCTATAACGAGAGGAATGAGCTAATTTGCTTTGAGATTCTGGACGATTGGCAGGAGATTAAACCTCCCCCATTCACGAGCATGATATTTGATATTGAAGTTTCAAGCCGAAAGCTAACTCCCGACGCAAAAACAGATCCCATCTCGAAGATAGTTATTTTCGATGAGTATTTGAACCCAGTTAAGTCCCTTGAGGGCGGCGAGGAGAGGCTGCTCTCCGAGTTTTCTAAAGAAATCGAAAGGCTGGATCCGGACTTTTTAGTTTCTGATGAAGTGGATGAAAAGATCTCTTACATCCTAGAGAGGGCTGAGGCTATCGGATTGAAGCTTAAGCTCGGCAGAGAAGATGCTGACCGCCTGGGGCTAAATAGACTTTTGCCGTATGCGCATATGGGCAGAGTCCCGCTCAACCTCGAAACATTCTTATCTGTTGGGGTAGCTGGCATCGTTGAGCTTTCAAGGTTTTCGCTGGCCCCTCCGGGTCTAGCGGCTAGGTGGCCTGCCGGTAAGATAATAGATAGTAGGCAATGTTATGAGGCTGTTAAAAGGGGCATTATCATTCCTCAATCCCGCGCCTCCTCTCAATATGTTAAGACTGCGAGGGATCTCGTGTTTGACGATAGAGGAAGCCTGATACTCTCGCCGAAAACGGGACTGCATGAGAATGTTGGAGTATTAGACTTTGAATCAATGTTCCCGAACATTATAGTAAAATATAATGTCAGTTATGAGACGGTTTCAAAAGAGGTTATCAGGGCTGGCACAACGGTTTTCCTACCGCAGATAACTAAAAAATACCTGGAAAGGAGACTCTACTTCAAGCACCTTAAGAAAAGTTTCCCTGAAGGTAGTTGCGAGTGGATGTGGTGCGAACAGAGGCAGAAGGCTTTAAAGGGAATCCTTGTCTGCATCTACGGCTACAGCGGCTGCTTCGCAAACAGGTTCGGAAATATCGCCTGCTATGAGGAGATTAACCGAATTGCCAGGAATATCCTCGTGAAATCAATGAATATAGCGATGCAAAATGATTTTGAGGTAATATATGCCGACAGCGACAGCCTCTTCATCAAAAAGAAAGGTGCATCTAGAGGGGACTTCGAGGATCTAGCCAGAGAAATTAGCGAGAGAACAAGCTTACCTATCACGTTGGATAAGCACTTCAAATTTCTTGTCCTGCTAAAGCAGGAGGCAGATCCAAACATAGACGCCACAAGGCGCTACTTCGGGAAGCTAACTAATGGCGAACTATTTTATAGGGGAATAGAGCTCCGACGCCACGACTACCCGGACTTCATTAAGAAATTTGAGACCGAACTCATGGAGATATTGTTTGATGCTGAAGACGCTAGAGAAATCTTAGAAAGGCAGTGTAAGAAAGCGCTCAATTACGTTCTTGAAACATGCGACTTGATTCGCGATGGCAAAGTACCAGTAAGTGAGCTTGTTGTGAGCAAGAGCTTAAGGCGGAATTAG